The Dioscorea cayenensis subsp. rotundata cultivar TDr96_F1 chromosome 19, TDr96_F1_v2_PseudoChromosome.rev07_lg8_w22 25.fasta, whole genome shotgun sequence genome includes a window with the following:
- the LOC120250111 gene encoding F-box/LRR-repeat protein 4 isoform X1, producing MKGRDLINVLLPDELIAEVFRRLGGSKASCDACALVCRRWLGIERACRRHVRIGANGDADRLMEALVRRFSGLQSICVDERLPISCPSPLVARMTPRKRHAKRSSEARSTLENNEFGENEVVCSISDAGLAALANGCKGLEKLSLIWCSSITSAGLSSIAESCKSLRSLDLQGCYVGDQGLIAIGESCQLLEDLNLCFCEGLTDKGLAGLAKGCANSLRVLGIAACAWITDNSLKAVASHCSSLESLSLDSEFIKNEGIIAIAEGCQSLRALKLLCRNVTDEGLQAVGSFCSSLELLALYSFQKFTDRSLYAIGKGCKNLRSLTLSDCYFLSDKSLETVAAGCTGLTYLEINGCHNIGTLGLESIGRSCPRLSELALLYCQRIRNSALLEIGRGCTLLQALHLVDCLSIDDEALCEVAQGCRNLKKLHVRRCYEIGDKGVIAVGQNCKLLRDLSLRYCDRVGDGALIAIGQGCPLEHLNLSGCHQITDVGLTAIARGCPELISLDVSVLQNLGDIALAALGEGCHVLKDIVISHCPQITDAGLAHLVRGCTQLETIQMVYCPSITSAGVATVISSCNHMKKVQIEKWKVSNRTMRRSAAVLSFLCVEL from the exons ATGAAGGGGCGCGACCTCATCAATGTTTTGCTCCCCGACGAGCTGATCGCTGAGGTGTTCCGGCGCCTGGGAGGCTCCAAGGCTAGCTGCGACGCGTGCGCGCTTGTGTGCCGTCGATGGCTTGGGATCGAACGGGCGTGCCGCCGCCATGTGCGGATCGGGGCGAACGGGGACGCCGACCGACTTATGGAGGCACTTGTTCGGCGCTTCTCTGGACTTCAGAGCATCTGCGTTGACGAACGCCTCCCTATCTCCTGCCCTTCCCCATTGGTGGCGCGAATGACACCg CGAAAGAGGCATGCAAAACGGTCATCTGAAGCTAGATCTACACtggaaaacaatgaatttgggGAAAATGAAGTGGTATGTAGTATTTCTGATGCTGGTTTGGCTGCACTTGCGAATGGCTGCAAAGGACTTGAAAAACTAAGCTTAATCTGGTGTTCTAGCATAACATCTGCTGGGCTATCCTCTATTGCTGAGAGCTGCAAAAGCTTGAGATCCTTGGATCTGCAG GGCTGCTATGTGGGTGATCAAGGTCTTATTGCAATAGGAGAGTCTTGTCAACTACTTGAagatttaaatttgtgtttctgTGAGGGGCTCACTGACAAAGGTTTGGCTGGATTGGCGAAGGGCTGTGCAAATTCATTAAGAGTTCTTGGTATTGCAGCTTGTGCTTGGATTACAGATAACTCTTTGAAAGCTGTGGCATCTCACTGTTCAAGTCTTGAAAGCTTGTCATTGGACTCtgaattcataaagaatgaaggCATAATTGCGATTGCTGAAGGTTGCCAATCATTGAGGGCTCTGAAGCTACTATGCAGAAATGTTACTGATGAAGGCCTACAAGCTGTGGGCTCCTTCTGTTCTTCGTTGGAACTGCTGGCTTTATACAGCTTCCAGAAATTCACTGACAG AAGTCTTTATGCTATTGGAAAAGGGTGCAAGAATCTTAGAAGTCTTACTCTCAGTGACTGCTATTTCTTGAGTGATAAGAGCCTTGAAACTGTTGCTGCTGGCTGTACAGGGTTGACATATTTGGAGATTAATGGTTGCCACAATATTGGAACTTTAGGACTGGAATCTATTGGACGGTCTTGCCC AAGACTCTCAGAGTTGGCTTTGTTATACTGCCAAAGGATCAGGAACAGTGCCCTTCTGGAAATTGGCAGAGGCTGTACACTTCTGCAAGCTCTTCATTTAGTTGACTGTTTGAGTATAGATGATGAGGCGCTATGTGAAGTAGCTCAAGGTTGCCGAAATTTGAAGAAGCTCCATGTTCGCCGGTGTTATGAG ATAGGAGACAAGGGAGTAATTGCTGTTGGTCAAAATTGCAAACTCCTTCGAGACTTGAGTCTTCGATATTGTGACAG GGTTGGTGATGGGGCACTTATTGCCATTGGTCAAGGCTGTCCTCTTGAACATTTGAACCTTAGTGGGTGCCATCAAATTACAGATGTTGGTCTCACAGCCATTGCAAGAGGTTGTcctgaactcatctccctggaTGTCAGTGTTCTTCAG AATTTAGGTGATATAGCACTTGCCGCATTGGGTGAAGGTTGTCATGTGTTGAAGGACATTGTGATATCCCACTGTCCTCAAATAACAGATGCCGGACTAGCCCACCTTGTCCGGGGATGTACCCAGCTTGAAACCATCCAGATGGTTTATTGCCCATCAATAACATCAGCTGGAGTAGCTACTGTCATCTCAAGCTGTAATCACATGAAGAAGGTTCAGATAGAGAAGTGGAAGGTCAGCAATAGAACTATGCGGCGATCAGCTGCAGTCCTCTCTTTCCTTTGCGTGGAGCTCTAG
- the LOC120250425 gene encoding AP-5 complex subunit mu, whose translation MSGCSIRALWIISPQDTVVFSRRFPVVEKRWRVACDRELAGHSPLHSLPSDPELASAFAERKRREGSARGFGIRVAQLSRVSDSWIVDPISRHIVGLRVLKEEEEEEEFLLWPLVLHVKGSYCILALPLVEPRQFKEYESKSGRPGCGDSDGEEDSLSSLLLSLPCITGAFAVAHAVGDIITGDTVEPEVVAGSTPSVGGLLDSLTGSIGISGIAARAKPVAAPVVASTASGASTIGAIISDTPKSTTRPIDKDALRTFISSAMPFGTPLDLNFSNISAIKTTGFSALDAPPTDLKQPGWKPYLYKGKQRVLFTIHETIYASMYDRDEIPDVISISGQVNCRAELEGLPDVSLPLTGLSSVRVEVLSFHPCVQVSEQGIDKQAMMFSPPLGNFTLMRYQAFSGLDPPVKGFYQLSMVSEDEGAFLFKLRLMEGYKAPLSMEFCTVTMPFPRRRVSSFDGNPSTGTVSMTEHSVEWKIITAGRGISGKSVEAIFSGTIRFFPWTSQRVSSMSRSVAPSAVEEDSDIEQEGSNNIVNIDEYLMEKMNKDLQAVDLEEPFCWQAYNYAKVSFKIVGGTLSGMSIDPKSVSIYPAVKAPVEYSMQALSGDYLLWNTLGTCPFAKSPELKQ comes from the exons ATGTCAGGATGCAGCATCAGAGCGCTGTGGATCATCAGCCCTCAAGACACCGTCGTCTTTTCACG GAGATTCCCTGTTGTTGAGAAGCGTTGGCGTGTTGCTTGCGACCGTGAGCTCGCCGGGCACTCCCCTCTTCATTCTCTTCCCAGCGATCCCGAGCTTGCCTCTGCCTTCGCTGAGAGGAAGAGAAG GGAAGGGTCGGCGCGTGGTTTTGGTATTCGTGTTGCTCAGTTGTCCCGTGTGTCGGATTCTTGGATTGTTGATCCGATTAGTCGGCACATTGTGGGTCTTCGTGTTCtgaaagaagaggaagaggaagaggagtttTTGTTATGGCCTTTGGTTTTGCATGTCAAAGGGAGTTATTGCATTCTTGCTCTGCCTTTGGTTGAGCCTCGACAATTCAAAGAATATGAAAGCAAGAGTGGGAGACCCGGGTGCGGGGATTCCGATGGAGAGGAAGATAGCTTGTCTTCTCTTTTGCTTAGCCTTCCATGTATAACAGG GGCATTTGCGGTGGCACACGCTGTGGGAGACATAATTACTGGAGATACGGTAGAGCCAGAGGTGGTTGCTGGTTCAACTCCTTCTGTGGGAGGATTGTTGGATTCTCTGACTGGCAGCATAGGCATTTCAGGTATTGCTGCCAGGGCAAAACCTGTTGCAGCACCAGTTGTTGCTTCTACTGCATCAGGTGCTTCTACTATAGGTGCTATTATATCAGACACGCCCAAAAGCACCACCAGGCCAATTGATAAAGATGCTTTGCGGACATTTATAAGTAGTGCCATGCCCTTTG GGACACCCCTTGACCTCAATTTTTCCAATATCTCAGCTATAAAGACTACAGGGTTTTCTGCTTTGGATGCGCCACCTACTGATCTCAAACAACCTGGATGGAAGCCATATTTATACAAAGGAAAGCAAAGAGTATTGTTCACAATTCATGAGACAATCTATGCGTCAATGTATGACAGGGATGAAATTCCTGATGTAATATCAATTTCAGGTCAAGTTAATTGCAGAGCAGAACTGGAAGGGTTGCCTGATGTGTCCCTACCACTTACTGGGCTGAGTTCTGTTCGTGTTGAAGTTTTATCATTCCATCCTTGTGTCCAAGTGTCTGAGCAAGGCATAGATAAACAGGCTATGATGTTTTCTCCACCACTAGGAAATTTTACTTTAATGCGTTACCAGGCCTTTTCAGGCCTTGATCCTCCGGTGAAAGGTTTCTATCAGCTATCGATGGTCTCAGAAGATGAAGGTGCATTTCTGTTCAAATTACGTTTGATGGAAGGTTACAAGGCTCCTTTGTCCATGGAATTTTGTACTGTGACGATGCCTTTTCCTCGGAGGCGGGTTTCATCCTTTGATGGGAACCCTTCAACTGGAACAGTGTCAATGACCGAACATTCTGTTGAATGGAAAATAATTACAGCTGGACGAGGCATTTCTGGAAAGAGTGTTGAGGCAATTTTTTCAGGAACTATTAGATTTTTTCCTTGGACAAGTCAAAGAGTATCTTCAATGTCCAGGTCAGTTGCACCAAGTGCAGTTGAAGAAGATAGTGATATTGAGCAAGAAGGTTCAAACAATATTGTCAACATTGATGAATACTTAATGGAAAAAATGAACAAAGACCTGCAAGCAGTGGATTTGGAAGAACCATTTTGTTGGCAAGCGTATAATTATGCAAAA GTGTCATTCAAGATTGTTGGGGGAACGTTATCAGGAATGTCAATTGATCCAAAATCT GTAAGCATTTATCCAGCTGTTAAAGCTCCAGTGGAGTACTCAATGCAG GCTTTATCCGGAGATTATCTATTATGGAATACTTTGGGAACATGCCCTTTTGCTAAGTCACCCGAGCTTAAGCAATAA
- the LOC120249555 gene encoding phosphoglycerate mutase-like protein AT74: MEHKWEEEMNRHQLLHRKLPKRIILVRHGESQGNLSMSAYTTTPDHRIPLTLLGLEQARAAGQQIKEAVSKGGQADDWKMYFYVSPYERTRSTLREIGRSFSKRRIIGVREECRVREQDFGNFQVEERMLVIKESRERFGRFFFRFPEGESAADVFDRVASFMESLWRDIDLKRLGQDDSCDINLVIVSHGLTIRVFLMKWFKWTVDQFERLNNPGNCEFRVMQLGPSGDYSLAIHHSTEELVQWGLSPEMIADQQWRATAQRGSWNEDCAGCLSGFFDDLQNSSSSDDIDECKC, from the exons ATGGAGCATAAGTGGGAGGAAGAGATGAACAGGCATCAGTTGCTTCATAGGAAGCTCCCTAAGAGAATTATTTTGGTCAGGCATGGAGAGAGCCAGGGGAACCTCAGCATGTCGGCATATACAACAACCCCTGACCACCGGATTCCGCTCACACTACTTGGTCTTGAGCAGGCTCGTGCTGCAGGGCAACAAATCAAGGAAGCAGTATCAAAGGGTGGACAAGCCGATGATTGGAAGATGTACTTCTATGTATCACCGTACGAACGGACAAGATCCACATTGAGGGAAATTGGGCGCTCATTCTCTAAGAGGAGGATCATTGGTGTGCGAGAGGAGTGCAGAGTCAGAGAGCAGGATTTCGGCAACTTTCAGGTTGAGGAAAGGATGCTGGTGATCAAGGAGAGCAGAGAGCGCTTTGGTCGCTTCTTCTTCCGCTTTCCTGAAGGCGAGTCTGCCGCTGATGTCTTTGATCGTGTCGCAA gCTTCATGGAGTCCTTATGGAGGGACATAGACTTGAAGAGGTTGGGTCAGGATGATAGCTGTGACATCAACCTTGTGATCGTGTCGCATGGGCTGACCATTCGGGTGTTCCTCATGAAGTGGTTCAAGTGGACAGTAGACCAATTTGAGAGGCTAAATAACCCAGGAAACTGTGAGTTCCGGGTGATGCAACTCGGCCCCAGTGGAGATTATAGCCTTGCAATACACCACTCGACGGAGGAGCTTGTGCAATGGGGGCTTTCTCCGGAGATGATTGCTGATCAGCAATGGCGTGCCACCGCCCAGAGAGGCAGCTGGAATGAGGATTGTGCCGGTTGCCTCAGCGGTTTCTTTGATGACCTCCAGAATTCTTCATCAAGCGATGACATTGACGAATGCAAATGTTAG
- the LOC120250218 gene encoding glutathione synthetase, chloroplastic, with product MAFVHFGCTSCSLSFPDPRRLHHSPFPPTLSHHPNPNPISISHFPSQSLTKTMALNISSSDSQTTRKEEINLSSSDLLPDLIYEALVWSSLHGLVVGDKSIQRSGTVPGVGLVHAPFALLPMSFPKGLWRQACELAPIFNELVDRVSLDGKFLQESLSRTKKVDAFTARLLDIHSKMLEMNKTEDIRLGLHRSDYMLDSETGLLYQIELNTISSSFPGLSCLVGDLHRNLLSHHGKHLGLDSRRVPGNMAVSRFAEALAKAWKEYNNPSAVVLVVVQPEERNMYDQHWLCAVLREMHDVATIRKTLSEIDAEGQVLPNGSLVIGGQAVAVVYFRAGYSPNDYPSESEWRARLMMEQSVAIKCPSISYHLVGTKKIQQELAKPNVLERFLENKDDIAKLQKSFAGLWSLDNSDIVESAMERPELYVLKPQREGGGNNIYGDDVRETLIKLKNEGGDDYAAYILMQRIFPKAALAYLVRDGICHQDNAISELGVYGAYLRNKDNVIMNDQCGYLMRTKVSSSNEGGVAAGFAVLDSIYLT from the exons atgGCCTTTGTGCACTTTGGCTGCACTTCTTGTTCTCTTTCCTTCCCCGATCCTCGCCGTCTCCATCACTCCCCCTTCCCTCCCACTCTCTCCCACCACCCCAATCCCAATCCCATCTCCATCAGCCATTTCCCCTCCCAATCCCTCACCAAAACCATGGCTTTGAATATCTCTTCCTCTGATTCTCAAACCACACGCAAAGAGGAGATCAATCTCTCTTCTTCTGATCTCCTTCCTGATTTGATCTATGAGGCTCTTGTTTGGAGTTCCCTTCATGGCCTTGTCGTTGGGGATAAGAGCATCCAG AGATCGGGTACTGTTCCTGGGGTGGGACTCGTCCATGCACCCTTTGCTTTATTGCCTATGTCGTTCCCCAAAGGTCTGTGGAGACAGGCGTGTGAATTGGCTCCCATTTTCAATGAGCTCGTGGATCGTGTCAGTTTGGATGGCAAGTTCTTGCAGGAGTCATTGTCCAG AACAAAGAAGGTTGATGCTTTTACTGCCAGACTCTTAGACATTCATTCAAAGATGCTCGAAATGAATAAGACAGAG GATATTCGTTTGGGCTTGCACCGGTCGGATTACATGTTGGATTCTGAAACTGGACTGCTTTACCAAATAGAGCTGAACACTATTTCATCTTCATTTCCTGGCCTCAGTTGTCTTGTTGGTGATCTTCATAG GAATTTACTTAGCCACCATGGGAAGCACCTAGGGTTAGATTCAAGAAGAGTTCCTGGAAACATGGCTGTTAGTCGATTTGCAGAGGCCTTGGCTAAAGCATGGAAGGAGTACAACAATCCTAG TGCTgttgttttggttgttgttcAACCTGAAGAACGTAATATGTACGACCAACATTGGCTGTGTGCTGTACTGAGGGAGAT GCATGATGTGGCAACCATTCGCAAAACTTTGTCAGAGATTGATGCGGAAGGGCAAGTTCTTCCTAATGGATCACTTGTCAT AGGTGGCCAAGCAGTTGCAGTTGTTTATTTTAGAGCTGGTTATTCACCAAACGATTATCCTTCAGAATCA GAATGGAGAGCAAGGCTTATGATGGAACAATCTGTGGCAATTAAGTGCCCCTCTATATCTTACCATTTAGTGGGCACAAAGAAGATCCAGCAAGAATTAGCAAAACCCAATGTCCTTGAAAG GTTTCTTGAAAATAAAGATGATATTGCAAAATTACAGAAATCCTTCGCCGGTTTGTGGAGTCTTGATAACTCAGACATTGTCGAAAGTGCCATGGAGAGACCTGAATTATATGTTCTCAAACCCCAAAGAGAAGGGGGAG GGAACAATATTTACGGTGATGATGTGCGGGAAACTTTGattaaactaaaaaatgaaGGCGGAGATGATTATGCTGCGTACATTTTAATGCAACGGATTTTTCCCAAGGCTGCTCTTGCTTATCTAGTTCGAGACGGTATTTGTCATCAAGACAATGCTATTTCAGAGCTCGGTGTTTATGGAGCTTATCTCAG GAACAAAGATAATGTGATCATGAATGATCAGTGTGGTTACTTGATGCGAACCAAAGTTTCGTCTTCGAACGAGGGTGGTGTTGCAGCAGGCTTTGCAGTTCTTGACAGTATTTATCTAACCTAA
- the LOC120250111 gene encoding F-box/LRR-repeat protein 4 isoform X2, which yields MKGRDLINVLLPDELIAEVFRRLGGSKASCDACALVCRRWLGIERACRRHVRIGANGDADRLMEALVRRFSGLQSICVDERLPISCPSPLVARMTPRKRHAKRSSEARSTLENNEFGENEVVCSISDAGLAALANGCKGLEKLSLIWCSSITSAGLSSIAESCKSLRSLDLQGCYVGDQGLIAIGESCQLLEDLNLCFCEGLTDKGLAGLAKGCANSLRVLGIAACAWITDNSLKAVASHCSSLESLSLDSEFIKNEGIIAIAEGCQSLRALKLLCRNVTDEGLQAVGSFCSSLELLALYSFQKFTDRSLYAIGKGCKNLRSLTLSDCYFLSDKSLETVAAGCTGLTYLEINGCHNIGTLGLESIGRSCPLSELALLYCQRIRNSALLEIGRGCTLLQALHLVDCLSIDDEALCEVAQGCRNLKKLHVRRCYEIGDKGVIAVGQNCKLLRDLSLRYCDRVGDGALIAIGQGCPLEHLNLSGCHQITDVGLTAIARGCPELISLDVSVLQNLGDIALAALGEGCHVLKDIVISHCPQITDAGLAHLVRGCTQLETIQMVYCPSITSAGVATVISSCNHMKKVQIEKWKVSNRTMRRSAAVLSFLCVEL from the exons ATGAAGGGGCGCGACCTCATCAATGTTTTGCTCCCCGACGAGCTGATCGCTGAGGTGTTCCGGCGCCTGGGAGGCTCCAAGGCTAGCTGCGACGCGTGCGCGCTTGTGTGCCGTCGATGGCTTGGGATCGAACGGGCGTGCCGCCGCCATGTGCGGATCGGGGCGAACGGGGACGCCGACCGACTTATGGAGGCACTTGTTCGGCGCTTCTCTGGACTTCAGAGCATCTGCGTTGACGAACGCCTCCCTATCTCCTGCCCTTCCCCATTGGTGGCGCGAATGACACCg CGAAAGAGGCATGCAAAACGGTCATCTGAAGCTAGATCTACACtggaaaacaatgaatttgggGAAAATGAAGTGGTATGTAGTATTTCTGATGCTGGTTTGGCTGCACTTGCGAATGGCTGCAAAGGACTTGAAAAACTAAGCTTAATCTGGTGTTCTAGCATAACATCTGCTGGGCTATCCTCTATTGCTGAGAGCTGCAAAAGCTTGAGATCCTTGGATCTGCAG GGCTGCTATGTGGGTGATCAAGGTCTTATTGCAATAGGAGAGTCTTGTCAACTACTTGAagatttaaatttgtgtttctgTGAGGGGCTCACTGACAAAGGTTTGGCTGGATTGGCGAAGGGCTGTGCAAATTCATTAAGAGTTCTTGGTATTGCAGCTTGTGCTTGGATTACAGATAACTCTTTGAAAGCTGTGGCATCTCACTGTTCAAGTCTTGAAAGCTTGTCATTGGACTCtgaattcataaagaatgaaggCATAATTGCGATTGCTGAAGGTTGCCAATCATTGAGGGCTCTGAAGCTACTATGCAGAAATGTTACTGATGAAGGCCTACAAGCTGTGGGCTCCTTCTGTTCTTCGTTGGAACTGCTGGCTTTATACAGCTTCCAGAAATTCACTGACAG AAGTCTTTATGCTATTGGAAAAGGGTGCAAGAATCTTAGAAGTCTTACTCTCAGTGACTGCTATTTCTTGAGTGATAAGAGCCTTGAAACTGTTGCTGCTGGCTGTACAGGGTTGACATATTTGGAGATTAATGGTTGCCACAATATTGGAACTTTAGGACTGGAATCTATTGGACGGTCTTGCCC ACTCTCAGAGTTGGCTTTGTTATACTGCCAAAGGATCAGGAACAGTGCCCTTCTGGAAATTGGCAGAGGCTGTACACTTCTGCAAGCTCTTCATTTAGTTGACTGTTTGAGTATAGATGATGAGGCGCTATGTGAAGTAGCTCAAGGTTGCCGAAATTTGAAGAAGCTCCATGTTCGCCGGTGTTATGAG ATAGGAGACAAGGGAGTAATTGCTGTTGGTCAAAATTGCAAACTCCTTCGAGACTTGAGTCTTCGATATTGTGACAG GGTTGGTGATGGGGCACTTATTGCCATTGGTCAAGGCTGTCCTCTTGAACATTTGAACCTTAGTGGGTGCCATCAAATTACAGATGTTGGTCTCACAGCCATTGCAAGAGGTTGTcctgaactcatctccctggaTGTCAGTGTTCTTCAG AATTTAGGTGATATAGCACTTGCCGCATTGGGTGAAGGTTGTCATGTGTTGAAGGACATTGTGATATCCCACTGTCCTCAAATAACAGATGCCGGACTAGCCCACCTTGTCCGGGGATGTACCCAGCTTGAAACCATCCAGATGGTTTATTGCCCATCAATAACATCAGCTGGAGTAGCTACTGTCATCTCAAGCTGTAATCACATGAAGAAGGTTCAGATAGAGAAGTGGAAGGTCAGCAATAGAACTATGCGGCGATCAGCTGCAGTCCTCTCTTTCCTTTGCGTGGAGCTCTAG
- the LOC120249554 gene encoding S-adenosylmethionine decarboxylase proenzyme 4 → MALSGFEGFEKRLELHFSGDDPLGLRLLPIDAIQQVLDAVQCSIVSAASNLHFDSYVLSESSLFIYPQKIIIKTCGTTQLLKSITCLLNHTAFMNLHLHHCRYTRGSFIFPKAQPFPHTSFTEEVLFLEQTLPTTLCYRKARVLPSKTSHSWHVYTATDLCMAAAPPAGELTVEVCMTELDRVLAKRFYRRKGECEATGHEAGKEMTELSGIDGINPRAIICDFAFEPCGYSMNGLDRDRYSTIHVTPEDGYSYASFECVVRAAGAEEEITDMIRRAARVFRPGSISVSVCMQTSDNDGIVWKAVTDALKPLGMSCRSRVAEGFPGVGTVSYQTFISRRK, encoded by the coding sequence ATGGCTCTCTCTGGCTTTGAAGGCTTTGAGAAGCGTTTAGAGCTTCACTTCTCCGGTGATGACCCTCTCGGTCTTCGCCTTCTTCCCATTGATGCAATCCAACAAGTCCTTGATGCCGTCCAGTGTAGCATCGTCTCCGCCGCCAGCAATCTCCACTTCGACTCTTACGTCCTCTCCGAATCAAGCCTCTTCATCTATCCGCAAAAGATAATCATCAAAACTTGTGGCACCACTCAACTCCTCAAATCCATCACTTGTCTTCTCAACCACACTGCCTTCATGAATCTCCATCTTCATCACTGTCGTTACACTCGTGGCAGCTTCATCTTCCCCAAAGCTCAGCCATTCCCTCACACTAGTTTCACCGAAGAAGTCCTCTTCTTGGAACAAACCTTGCCGACCACCCTATGTTATCGAAAAGCTCGTGTTCTTCCTTCCAAGACTTCACATTCTTGGCATGTTTACACCGCCACTGATCTTTGCATGGCGGCGGCTCCGCCGGCCGGCGAACTCACCGTTGAGGTATGCATGACTGAGCTTGATCGCGTGTTGGCTAAACGGTTTTATAGACGGAAAGGAGAGTGTGAAGCCACAGGGCATGAAGCAGGGAAGGAGATGACAGAGTTATCAGGGATTGATGGTATAAACCCCAGAGCTATCATCTGTGATTTTGCTTTTGAGCCTTGTGGTTATTCCATGAATGGCCTCGACCGTGACCGGTATTCAACTATTCATGTCACGCCGGAGGATGGGTACAGCTACGCAAGCTTTGAGTGTGTCGTGAGAGCTGCCGGCGCGGAGGAGGAGATCACCGACATGATAAGGAGGGCGGCGAGGGTGTTCCGGCCGGGGAGCATATCAGTGTCAGTGTGCATGCAGACGTCGGACAATGATGGAATAGTATGGAAGGCGGTGACGGATGCACTGAAGCCACTTGGGATGAGCTGCCGGAGTAGGGTGGCGGAAGGCTTCCCCGGAGTTGGGACGGTGAGTTATCAAACTTTTATAAGTCGCCGGAAGTAG
- the LOC120249553 gene encoding probable galacturonosyltransferase-like 4 — translation MASSPSSPFGLLTFFSFILLVSAIRIDIIRKPSSSPAVPKFREAPAFRNADDCPPSGHVDIVMTLDANYLRGTMAAVLSMLQHTSCPESVRFHFLAARPEPEILSSIRSTFPYLDFRVHRFESRRVRGKISRSIRQALDQPLNYARFYLADMLPADVRRVIYLDSDVIVVDDVRQLWEVELGDKVVAAPEYCHANFTKYFTESFWSDPELAGTFKGRRPCYFNTGVMVMDVKKWREGEYTKRMEEWMVVQKHKRIYHLGSLPPFLLVLAGEIKAVDHRWNQHGLGGDNMEGKCRHLHPGPISLLHWSGKGKPWLRLDSRKPCAVDHLWAPYDLYKSSSVFLEE, via the coding sequence ATGGCCTCTTCTCCATCCTCTCCTTTTGGCCTCCtgaccttcttctccttcatcctcCTCGTCTCCGCTATCCGCATCGATATCATCCGCAAACCATCATCATCCCCAGCCGTCCCCAAGTTCCGTGAAGCCCCGGCATTCCGCAACGCCGATGACTGCCCACCCTCCGGCCACGTCGACATAGTCATGACACTCGATGCCAACTACCTCCGTGGCACCATGGCCGCCGTGCTCTCCATGCTACAGCACACCTCCTGCCCGGAGAGCGTCCGGTTCCACTTCCTCGCCGCCCGGCCAGAGCCCGAGATCCTTTCCAGCATTCGCTCCACCTTCCCTTACTTAGACTTCAGAGTGCATCGCTTCGAGTCACGCCGTGTGCGCGGCAAGATCTCACGTTCCATCCGGCAAGCTCTAGATCAACCACTCAACTATGCCCGTTTCTACTTGGCCGACATGTTGCCGGCGGACGTGCGCCGTGTGATCTATTTAGATTCAGATGTGATCGTTGTCGACGACGTGAGGCAGCTCTGGGAGGTGGAGCTTGGGGACAAGGTGGTGGCGGCGCCGGAATATTGCCATGCTAACTTCACCAAGTACTTCACTGAGAGCTTCTGGTCGGACCCGGAGCTGGCCGGGACTTTCAAGGGGAGACGGCCGTGCTACTTCAACACAGGAGTGATGGTTATGGACGTGAAGAAATGGAGGGAAGGGGAGTATACAAAGAGAATGGAAGAGTGGATGGTGGTGCAAAAGCATAAGAGGATATATCATCTTGGATCTTTGCCACCTTTTCTATTAGTCCTTGCTGGAGAAATCAAGGCCGTTGATCATAGATGGAACCAGCATGGACTTGGTGGGGATAACATGGAAGGGAAGTGCAGGCACCTTCATCCTGGTCCTATAAGTCTTCTTCATTGGAGTGGGAAAGGGAAGCCATGGCTGAGGTTGGATTCTAGGAAACCTTGTGCTGTTGATCATCTCTGGGCTCCTTATGATCTCTATAAGTCTTCATCAGTGTTCCTTGAAGAATGA